A region of Sesamum indicum cultivar Zhongzhi No. 13 linkage group LG7, S_indicum_v1.0, whole genome shotgun sequence DNA encodes the following proteins:
- the LOC105166992 gene encoding potassium transporter 2, which produces MSMDLGYGKCWSTSKKDSWKTTLLLAYQSLGVVYGDLSISPLYVYKSTFAEDIHHSETNEEIFGVLSFVFWTLTLVPLFKYVFIVLRADDNGEGGTFALYSLICRHAKVGLLPNRQLADEALSTYKLERPPETKNSSKVKTVLENHKSLHIALLILVLLGTCMVIGDGLLTPAISVFSAVSGLELSMSKDHHQYAMIPITCFILVCLFALQHYGTHRVGFCFAPIVLTWLLCISGLGLYNIFHWNRHVYQALSPTYMIRFLKKTRKGGWMSLGGILLCITGSEAMFADLGHFSYAAIQIAFTFLVYPALILAYMGQAAFLSRHHHTIHKIGFYVSVPESVRWPVLVVAILASVVGSQAIISGTFSIINQSQSLGCFPRVKVVHTSEKIHGQIYIPEINWMLMILCIAVTIGFRDIKHMGNASGLAVMAVMLVTTCLTSLVIILCWHKPPLVALCFLLFFGSIELLYFSASLIKFLEGAWLPILLALFLVTVMFVWHYATIKKYEYDLHNKVSLEWLLALGPSLGIARVPGIGLVFTDLTSGIPANFSRFVTNLPAFHRILVFVCIKSVPVPFVPPAERYLVGRVGPATHRSYRCIVRYGYRDVHQDIDSFESELVSRLADFIRYDWYKTHGIIDPCNEDDGSRSIASSSECRLAVIGTVAFSGTSAFEIEDSVEPASVSVGFPTVNSVTDVIEMESSGVVERRVRFVLDNESETNGRSEMEVQLQEELKDLYEAQQSGTAFILGHSHVRAKQGSSLLKRVAINFGYNFLRRNCRGADVALKVPPASLLEVGMVYIV; this is translated from the exons ATGAGTATGGATCTTGGCTATGGAAAGTGTTGGAGCACTTCAAAG AAGGATTCTTGGAAGACTACTCTGCTATTAGCTTACCAGAGTCTTGGTGTAGTCTATGGGGACCTCAGCATTTCCCCTCTGTATGTGTACAAGAGCACATTTGCAGAAGACATTCATCACTCAGAAACAAATGAAGAGATCTTTGgtgttctttcttttgttttctggaCTTTAACTCTGGTCCCTCTGTTCAAATATGTCTTTATAGTGCTTCGAGCCGATGACAACGGAGAAG GTGGTACTTTTGCTCTGTATTCTCTAATATGCAGGCATGCGAAAGTTGGCCTTCTCCCGAACCGACAGCTCGCTGATGAAGCTCTATCGACATATAAACTCGAGCGCCCTCCAGAGACGAAGAACAGTTCAAAGGTGAAAACGGTGCTTGAGAATCATAAGTCATTGCATATTGCTTTGCTAATTCTGGTTCTACTAGGGACTTGTATGGTTATTGGAGATGGGCTACTCACTCCAGCAATATCCG TTTTTTCTGCTGTTTCTGGCCTTGAGTTATCAATGTCTAAGGATCACCACCAAT ATGCAATGATTCCAATTACTTGCTTCATATTAGTGTGCCTATTTGCTTTACAACACTACGGCACCCATCGCGTCGGCTTCTGCTTTGCGCCAATAGTGTTGACTTGGTTATTATGCATCAGTGGTCTTGGCTTGTATAATATCTTTCACTGGAATCGACATGTGTACCAAGCGCTTTCCCCTACTTACATGATAAGGTTCTTGAAGAAGACTAGAAAAGGTGGATGGATGTCTTTGGGTGGCATTCTTTTGTGCATAACAG GCTCCGAAGCCATGTTTGCTGATCTTGGCCATTTCTCATATGCAGCAATTCAG ATAGCTTTCACCTTTTTGGTTTATCCGGCGCTAATATTGGCATATATGGGTCAAGCAGCTTTCTTATCAAGGCATCATCACACAATCCACAAGATTGGGTTTTACGTGTCGGTTCCAG AAAGTGTGAGATGGCCAGTGCTCGTAGTGGCAATACTCGCTTCAGTTGTGGGGAGTCAAGCAATCATCAGCGGGACATTCTCTATAATCAACCAAAGTCAGTCGCTTGGTTGTTTTCCAAGGGTTAAGGTTGTTCACACCTCTGAAAAGATACACGGTCAGATTTACATACCGGAGATCAACTGGATGCTCATGATCCTGTGCATTGCAGTAACCATTGGATTTCGAGACATAAAACACATGGGAAACGCATCAG GATTGGCGGTAATGGCAGTGATGCTGGTGACCACTTGCCTAACTTCACTAGTAATCATTCTCTGTTGGCACAAGCCTCCACTTGTGGCCTTGTGTTTCCTGCTCTTCTTCGGATCCATTGAGTTGCTATACTTCTCTGCTTCCCTCATTAAGTTCCTCGAAGGTGCCTGGCTCCCGATCCTGCTCGCTCTCTTCCTTGTCACGGTCATGTTTGTTTGGCACTATGCTACCATCAAGAAGTACGAATACGACCTCCACAACAAGGTTTCACTGGAATGGCTGTTAGCCTTAGGTCCCAGCTTAGGAATCGCTCGGGTTCCAGGAATTGGCCTTGTATTCACTGATCTCACCTCTGGTATTCCTGCCAATTTCTCTCGTTTTGTGACCAATCTCCCTGCCTTCCATCGTATCCTCGTTTTCGTTTGTATAAAATCCGTCCCCGTGCCGTTTGTACCCCCAGCCGAGAGGTATCTCGTAGGCCGTGTTGGCCCAGCAACTCATCGCTCTTATAGGTGCATTGTTCGTTATGGATACCGGGATGTTCACCAGGACATTGACTCATTCGAGTCTGAACTCGTCAGCAGGCTGGCTGACTTCATACGCTATGACTGGTACAAGACACATGGAATCATAGATCCATGCAACGAGGATGACGGCTCTCGATCCATTGCATCGTCAAGCGAGTGCAGGTTAGCCGTGATAGGGACGGTTGCTTTTTCTGGCACATCAGCATTTGAGATTGAGGACAGTGTTGAACCTGCCAGTGTCTCGGTCGGTTTTCCAACAGTCAACAGTGTAACCGATGTTATTGAGATGGAGTCGTCGGGTGTGGTGGAAAGACGGGTGAGATTTGTTCTTGACAACGAATCTGAAACCAACGGCCGATCCGAAATGGAGGTTCAGCTCCAGGAAGAGCTGAAGGACTTGTATGAAGCCCAGCAATCAGGGACTGCGTTTATCCTTGGGCACTCTCACGTCCGGGCGAAACAAGGGTCCTCTCTGTTGAAGAGGGTGGCCATAAATTTTGGGTATAATTTCCTTAGAAGGAATTGTAGGGGGGCAGATGTGGCTCTGAAGGTGCCCCCAGCATCTCTACTTGAGGTTGGCATGG